In Trichoderma asperellum chromosome 1, complete sequence, a single window of DNA contains:
- a CDS encoding uncharacterized protein (EggNog:ENOG41~SECRETED:SignalP(1-16)), translating to MKYTAALIALAATAIAVPTPGGGGGQGGKGTTGGGGGGGGTCNTNQNAVCCNGFLGGIVCNVGILGTGCNSGSYCCDSSADQGGLINLNLLNCVSL from the exons ATGAAGTATACTGCTGCCCTCATCGCTCTGGCTGCCACTGCCATCGCCGTTCCCACCCccggtggtggaggaggtcAAGGTGGTAAAGGTACCACtggtggaggcggcggtggtggaggtACTTGTAACACCAACCAGAACGCCGTTTGCTGCAATGGTTTCCTAGGAGGCATAGTCTGCAATGTTGGTATTCTCGGGACAGGCTGCAACAGCGGTTCTTACTGCTGTGACTCGAGTGCGGACCAG GGTGGTCTTATCAACCTGAACCTTCTCAACTGTGTTTCCCTTTAA
- a CDS encoding uncharacterized protein (EggNog:ENOG41), with product MAMQPTILEVDPEGDTLFILRNPDAPFAVESSFTLWPRALPQYWMPHMKENETSLWLSAIAATPATNNTPEIHMRLSSKHLTLASVYFQKLASSGWIETKVASGYSYTVTAKDWDADSLIILMNIIHGQTQKVPNKIDLEMLAKIAVLVDYYKCHKAVRFFADAWISRLRQPLPSSYSRDLLLRLLVSYIFSEHRVFTALTKTIIYESRGPIHTLGLPIPEDMVYILEVERKQLISGLISSLNSLKTQLSKEEKECSFECSSMSLGALIKGMISMRLDDPQPTDQFNGYSVVAIEKAIGDIKIPNYLGSLRHGSSFSGATHSTYTGGFGSINSYAEKPNCNLEKKIEPIVKQQLESLQGLSLASFPSH from the exons ATGGCCATGCAGCCAACTATTCTTGAAGTTGACCCTGAAGGTGATACCCTTTTCATCCTACGCAATCCCGACGCGCCCTTTGCTGTGGAAAGCTCCTTTACTTTATGGCCGAGAGCTCTGCCGCAATACTGGATGCCTCACatgaaagaaaacgaaactAGCTTATGGTTGTCGGCAATTGCTGCAACACCAGCGACCAACAACACCCCAGAGATACATATGCGGCTTTCTTCGAAACACTTAACACTAGCTTCAGTATATTTTCAGAAACTGGCGTCCAGTGGCTGGATAGAGACCAAAGTAGCGAGTGGCTACTCATACACGGTCACAGCCAAAGACTGGGATGCAGACTCACTAATAATTCTGATGAATATAATCCATGGCCAAACGCAAAAGGTTCCCAATAAGATTGATCTGGAGATGCTGGCAAAAATAGCTGTGCTTGTCGATTATTATAAGTGCCACAAGGCAGTACGCTTTTTTGCAGATGCGTGGATTAGCCGGCTACGACAACCTCTGCCCTCGTCCTACAGTCGGGATCTGTTGCTTAGACTCTTGGTATCTTACATATTTTCCGAACATCGGGTCTTTACAGCGCTTACAAAGACCATTATATATGAGAGTAGAGGCCCTATTCATACATTGGGCTTACCAATACCAGAGGACATGGTTT ATATCCTTGAGGTGGAAAGAAAGCAGCTGATCTCCGGATTGATATCTAGCCTTAACTCGTTGAAGACCCAGTTGTctaaagaggaaaaagaatgtTCGTTTGAATGTTCTTCAATGTCTCTAGGCGCTCTCATCAAAGGTATGATCTCGATGCGCCTAGACGACCCCCAGCCAACAGACCAATTCAATGGTTACAGTGTCGTGGCAATAGAAAAAGCCATCGGCGATATCAAGATACCAAACTATCTTGGGTCCCTCCGCCATGGCTCGAGTTTCTCAGGAGCCACTCACTCTACGTACACTGGAGGTTTTGGTAGTATAAATAGTTATGCTGAGAAGCCCAACTGCAACCTTGAGAAGAAAATTGAGCCTATCGTCAaacagcagctggagagccTGCAGGGGTTGAGTTTGGCGTCATTCCCTAGTCATTGA